CGATGAGCGTGCGTCCGGCCTTGACGACCTGGCCGCGTCCGACCAGTGTATCGCCCTTGCCGGGTGCGAGAATGTTCAGCTTGTACTCGGCGGTGACCAGTTCCTGTTCGGGGGAAATGCGTGTGTATCCGGCGTAGCCGCCTGCCGAATCCGCGATGGCGCCAATGACGCCGCCGTGGAAAAAGCCGTGTTGTTGATTGACCTTGTCGGAGAAGGGCAGCGAGATCTCGCAGTGGCCGTCGGCCAGATGCGTGAGTTGCGCGCCCCAATGTGTCATGA
The Pandoraea pulmonicola DNA segment above includes these coding regions:
- a CDS encoding PaaI family thioesterase; the protein is MVTVPVSHAAPLDDAIAAKIRASFDSQGVMTHWGAQLTHLADGHCEISLPFSDKVNQQHGFFHGGVIGAIADSAGGYAGYTRISPEQELVTAEYKLNILAPGKGDTLVGRGQVVKAGRTLIVTTAELFAIENGKWTLCALMQQTLFVLPSTPSR